In the Chryseobacterium sp. MYb264 genome, one interval contains:
- a CDS encoding DUF4876 domain-containing protein gives MKQLLSLLTIMLLLVSCRDDDFGNQGNNLQPTTFRVEVKYDAAYNTLHSKNATVVLVNNNSGDTYTETTDANGFANFASVIPGTYKVTVSKKMLADEFNSTFGYASSGSEITFNGVQENAIINANIQTTFIELKGARVGDLLIKQIYYAGSHPTQGANFRDQFIEIYNNSNETIYADGLYIAQLYGKTNTNTSNNNYSQANGQFDWSKSVGMIGGTSANTDYVYADYVLKIPGNGTQYPIFPGKSIVIAQNGMNHKIPLVDNTGAPISIQNPSLTVDLSTADFEVYLGDFNLSIGESVYKFDIQNPAVKDMDIAYWGRTGSWSPNNDFIIDNLGRDSFAIFKANNFADFPQYADPSVSTVTTSTRYYKQIPNSVIIDGVDLQHYNPNSQRPKMLNASVDATFISCDASFNSQAVIRKTKSEVTMSDGSKRKILEDSNNSANDFVKQQANPRGFQL, from the coding sequence ATGAAACAGTTATTGAGTTTATTAACAATAATGCTGCTGTTGGTTTCCTGCAGAGACGATGATTTCGGGAATCAAGGGAATAATCTTCAGCCGACAACTTTTAGAGTAGAAGTGAAATATGATGCCGCCTATAACACATTGCATTCAAAAAATGCAACCGTAGTTTTAGTTAATAATAATTCAGGAGATACATATACCGAAACTACAGACGCAAATGGATTTGCCAATTTTGCCAGTGTAATTCCAGGAACTTATAAAGTTACAGTTTCCAAAAAAATGCTTGCTGATGAGTTTAATTCAACATTTGGATATGCTTCTTCTGGTTCAGAAATTACTTTTAACGGAGTTCAGGAAAATGCAATTATCAATGCAAATATTCAGACTACATTTATAGAACTAAAAGGAGCAAGAGTTGGAGATTTACTGATTAAACAAATCTATTATGCAGGATCTCACCCTACACAAGGGGCTAATTTCAGAGATCAGTTTATAGAAATTTACAACAACTCGAATGAAACCATTTATGCAGATGGTTTGTATATCGCGCAGCTTTATGGCAAGACCAATACAAATACGTCAAATAATAATTATTCTCAGGCAAACGGACAATTCGACTGGAGCAAATCTGTCGGAATGATTGGCGGGACTTCAGCAAATACCGACTATGTGTATGCAGATTATGTATTAAAAATTCCGGGTAACGGAACGCAATATCCTATTTTTCCGGGAAAAAGTATTGTAATTGCCCAAAATGGGATGAATCATAAAATTCCCCTGGTAGATAATACGGGAGCTCCGATCAGTATTCAGAATCCTTCTTTAACTGTTGACTTAAGTACGGCAGATTTCGAGGTGTATTTGGGAGATTTTAATCTATCAATTGGTGAGTCCGTTTATAAGTTTGATATACAGAATCCTGCTGTAAAAGATATGGATATTGCCTATTGGGGAAGAACCGGAAGCTGGAGTCCTAATAACGATTTTATTATAGATAATTTGGGAAGAGACAGCTTCGCGATTTTCAAAGCTAATAATTTTGCTGATTTTCCTCAATATGCAGACCCTTCTGTATCGACCGTTACAACAAGTACAAGATATTACAAGCAAATTCCGAATAGTGTAATTATTGATGGGGTAGATCTTCAGCATTATAATCCGAACTCTCAGCGACCAAAAATGTTGAATGCTTCTGTGGATGCAACTTTCATTTCGTGCGACGCTTCGTTTAATTCTCAGGCAGTTATCAGAAAAACAAAATCTGAGGTTACGATGTCCGATGGCAGCAAGCGAAAAATTTTAGAGGATTCAAACAATTCAGCAAACGATTTTGTAAAACAACAGGCGAATCCGAGAGGATTTCAATTATAA
- the lpdA gene encoding dihydrolipoyl dehydrogenase — MSQFDVTVIGSGPGGYVAAIRAAQLGFTVAIIEKYPTLGGTCLNVGCIPSKALLDSSEHFENAKHNFAGHGIIINEPQADIARMIERKNEVIKQNTDGISYLMNKNKITVFEGVGSFESATQIKVTKNDGSTETIDSKYTIIATGSKPTSLPFITLDKERVITSTEALNLKEIPKHLVVIGGGVIGLELGSVYLRLGAQVTVVEFMDKIIPGMDGALSKELTKVLKKQGMKFMLSTAVSAVERNGDTVKITAKDKKGEEVVVEGDYCLVSVGRKPFTEGLGLEKAGVELDERGRVKTNDHLQTNVANIYAIGDVIKGAMLAHKAEEEGVFVAETLAGQKPHVNYNLIPGVVYTWPEVAGVGKTEEQLKEEGVAYKVGSFPMRALGRSRASGDVDGLVKIIADEKTDEVLGMHIVGARAADLIAEGVIAMEFRASAEDIARSSHAHPTYAEAIKEAALDATAKRPIHM; from the coding sequence ATGAGTCAATTCGATGTTACCGTAATCGGTTCTGGTCCTGGTGGTTATGTTGCTGCAATTCGTGCTGCACAATTAGGTTTCACAGTAGCCATTATTGAAAAATATCCAACTTTAGGAGGAACTTGTCTTAACGTGGGATGTATTCCGTCAAAAGCGCTTTTAGACAGCTCTGAGCATTTTGAGAACGCAAAACACAATTTTGCAGGTCACGGAATCATTATCAACGAGCCTCAGGCAGATATCGCAAGAATGATCGAGCGTAAGAATGAGGTCATCAAACAAAATACAGACGGAATCAGCTATCTGATGAACAAAAACAAAATCACTGTTTTTGAAGGTGTTGGAAGCTTCGAATCTGCTACTCAGATCAAAGTAACGAAAAACGACGGTTCTACAGAAACGATCGATTCTAAATATACAATCATTGCAACGGGTTCTAAACCAACTTCTTTGCCTTTCATTACTTTAGATAAAGAAAGAGTGATTACATCTACAGAAGCTTTAAATCTTAAGGAAATTCCTAAGCATTTGGTAGTTATCGGTGGTGGAGTTATCGGCCTTGAATTAGGTTCTGTTTATTTGAGATTAGGTGCTCAGGTAACTGTAGTTGAGTTTATGGATAAAATCATCCCTGGAATGGACGGAGCTTTAAGTAAAGAATTAACTAAAGTTCTTAAAAAACAAGGAATGAAGTTCATGCTTTCTACAGCGGTTTCTGCGGTTGAAAGAAATGGAGATACTGTAAAAATTACAGCTAAAGATAAAAAAGGAGAAGAGGTAGTTGTAGAAGGAGATTACTGTTTGGTTTCTGTAGGTAGAAAACCTTTTACAGAAGGTCTTGGATTGGAGAAAGCGGGTGTTGAACTTGACGAAAGAGGAAGAGTAAAAACAAACGATCACCTTCAGACTAACGTTGCTAATATTTATGCTATCGGCGATGTTATCAAAGGAGCAATGTTAGCTCACAAAGCTGAAGAAGAAGGAGTTTTCGTTGCTGAAACATTGGCTGGACAAAAACCTCACGTTAATTATAACTTAATTCCTGGTGTTGTTTACACTTGGCCAGAAGTTGCCGGAGTTGGTAAAACTGAAGAACAATTGAAGGAAGAAGGTGTAGCTTACAAGGTAGGATCTTTCCCAATGAGAGCGTTAGGAAGAAGCCGTGCAAGTGGTGATGTTGATGGTTTGGTAAAAATCATTGCAGACGAAAAAACGGACGAAGTTTTAGGAATGCACATCGTAGGAGCAAGAGCTGCTGACCTTATTGCAGAAGGGGTAATTGCAATGGAATTCCGTGCAAGTGCTGAAGATATCGCAAGAAGTTCTCACGCTCACCCGACGTATGCAGAAGCTATTAAAGAAGCGGCGTTGGATGCTACGGCGAAAAGACCGATTCATATGTAA
- a CDS encoding TonB-dependent receptor, which translates to MKKRVLFLAFQFVILSVSGQTLTGIVVEADNKKPISGVKVGIENTGIWTVTDNSGAFQINYNASETLVFSRAGLLEEKRTYITIPANRITVDMQIASIRIKEVMLSAKKKNYSEIEIKEEALKNIQAFSLNEVLEQIPGQKQHNLNLNEFKPIVFRSVTPNSFSGNGNEGFGNKSFGTSIVVDGIPLSNNENMQGYAGNYSPISRSVSNEGTLFMPNTIGFGAQGGYFSNANFGVDLREIPVENIESVEVVQGIPSAKYGDLTSGLVNIQQKSGKTPYRAYVALREGTQEYNLNKGLQVSKMGFLNVNLNYLSSNSDPRTKFNNYQRINTSLMWTVYNKNKNVSNSLSVEYGRNFDNANFEEEDIRQTITKNKKRDFKISNRFNWRFRNWFFDNLAVNANYTQAYQNSYESKIVSSGGDVVGTSTTEGVYVGAYTPINYRQAQEVEGKPISVFVSADLKKNLKTETGWVHNFLIGTSFRSSDNKGAGRLGSPETLNKVFASGGQGFRPYNFGQNVKAEYQFSLYAEDNIFKKIGHSTFNLNAGLRYDNQFGASVLQPRVNTYLIYKNFKFRGGFGIASKAPSINMIYTGARYYDQILADIRLPGYYNIGVVQTFVDYADNLGLKPSKSIRSEIGVDYKFPFGNVGLTAYYNNLYDGFTNEYFASKRQQANLKFTYDGTNTPTYEIVNYSNLYYLQNKIVNNLKSKDKGLELMMSLFKLPVKNISLDINGAYVETRNNSNTDKYFLPPSYKDGAVYGIYRPFESKYKQMNMGISLNYHLPKAGLVISLRSQHFFIDDKVIFNPKLLYAYINRDLEKVMLTQDEINDPKLFSSIKETGIDDNSEKLGKVFHNFNLKISKDFQNGFKFSFYANNFLDLKQVQGKTTEGKYTETLKSDLLKLSFGAKIEYQF; encoded by the coding sequence TTGAAGAAAAGAGTTTTATTCCTTGCTTTTCAGTTTGTCATACTTTCTGTAAGTGGTCAGACGTTGACAGGGATTGTTGTAGAAGCTGATAACAAGAAGCCTATTTCTGGCGTGAAAGTTGGGATCGAAAATACAGGAATCTGGACCGTGACAGATAATTCCGGGGCATTCCAAATTAATTATAATGCGAGCGAAACATTGGTTTTTTCAAGGGCCGGTTTGCTGGAAGAGAAAAGAACGTATATCACGATTCCTGCCAACAGAATTACTGTCGATATGCAGATTGCTTCGATTCGTATCAAAGAAGTAATGCTTTCCGCAAAAAAGAAAAATTATTCTGAAATTGAAATTAAAGAAGAGGCTTTGAAAAATATACAGGCATTCTCTTTAAATGAGGTTTTGGAGCAGATTCCGGGGCAAAAGCAGCATAACCTTAACTTAAATGAATTCAAACCTATTGTTTTCCGTTCGGTAACACCCAATAGTTTTTCAGGAAACGGAAATGAAGGTTTTGGAAACAAATCTTTCGGAACTTCAATCGTCGTAGACGGAATACCACTTTCAAACAATGAAAATATGCAGGGGTACGCCGGAAATTATTCTCCTATATCCAGAAGCGTTAGCAATGAAGGTACTTTATTTATGCCAAACACGATAGGTTTTGGAGCACAGGGAGGGTACTTTTCTAATGCTAATTTTGGAGTTGACCTCCGAGAAATACCTGTTGAAAATATCGAAAGTGTAGAAGTGGTACAAGGTATTCCTTCTGCTAAATATGGTGATTTAACTTCAGGGTTGGTCAATATTCAGCAAAAAAGCGGTAAAACTCCCTACAGAGCTTATGTGGCGTTAAGAGAGGGCACACAGGAATATAATCTAAATAAAGGTTTACAGGTAAGTAAAATGGGATTTTTAAATGTTAATCTCAACTACCTGAGCTCTAATTCTGATCCGCGAACAAAGTTTAATAATTATCAAAGGATCAATACAAGTTTAATGTGGACGGTTTATAACAAAAATAAAAACGTAAGCAACTCTTTATCTGTAGAGTATGGACGTAATTTTGATAATGCCAACTTTGAAGAGGAGGACATCAGACAAACAATTACTAAAAACAAAAAAAGAGACTTTAAAATATCCAACCGTTTTAACTGGAGATTCAGAAACTGGTTCTTTGATAATTTGGCTGTTAACGCAAATTATACTCAGGCTTACCAAAACTCTTATGAATCGAAAATTGTAAGCAGTGGAGGTGATGTTGTGGGAACCAGTACCACAGAAGGAGTTTATGTAGGGGCTTATACCCCCATAAATTACAGACAGGCACAGGAAGTGGAAGGAAAACCTATTTCAGTTTTTGTTTCTGCTGATCTGAAGAAAAATTTAAAAACAGAGACCGGATGGGTTCATAATTTCCTGATTGGGACATCCTTCAGGAGTAGTGATAATAAAGGAGCGGGCCGCTTAGGAAGTCCTGAAACCCTCAATAAGGTATTTGCTAGTGGAGGGCAGGGGTTCAGACCTTATAATTTTGGACAGAATGTGAAGGCTGAATATCAGTTTTCCCTGTATGCAGAAGATAATATTTTCAAGAAAATTGGTCATTCCACCTTCAATTTAAATGCAGGTTTACGTTATGATAATCAGTTTGGAGCATCTGTCTTGCAGCCAAGGGTTAACACCTATCTTATTTATAAAAATTTCAAGTTTAGAGGAGGATTCGGGATCGCCTCCAAGGCTCCTTCTATTAATATGATCTATACGGGAGCTCGTTATTATGATCAGATTTTGGCAGATATTCGTCTTCCTGGATATTATAATATTGGAGTTGTTCAGACTTTTGTGGACTATGCTGATAATTTAGGTCTGAAACCCTCAAAAAGTATCAGGTCAGAAATTGGAGTAGATTATAAATTTCCATTCGGAAATGTAGGTTTAACAGCATACTATAATAATCTGTATGACGGCTTTACCAATGAATATTTTGCTTCAAAGAGACAGCAGGCTAATCTTAAATTCACTTACGACGGAACAAATACGCCTACCTATGAAATTGTTAATTATAGCAATTTATATTATTTGCAGAATAAAATTGTAAATAATCTGAAGTCGAAAGATAAAGGATTAGAATTAATGATGAGTCTTTTTAAACTTCCTGTTAAAAATATAAGTTTAGACATTAACGGCGCTTACGTGGAGACCCGAAACAACTCGAATACGGATAAATATTTTCTTCCACCAAGCTATAAAGACGGTGCTGTTTACGGAATCTACAGGCCTTTTGAGTCAAAATATAAACAAATGAATATGGGTATTTCTCTAAATTATCATTTACCGAAAGCAGGCTTGGTCATTTCTTTAAGATCCCAACATTTCTTTATAGATGATAAAGTGATCTTTAACCCTAAACTACTTTATGCCTATATCAACAGAGATCTTGAAAAGGTGATGCTTACCCAGGATGAGATTAATGATCCTAAACTGTTTTCAAGCATTAAAGAAACAGGAATTGATGATAACAGTGAGAAACTGGGAAAGGTCTTTCATAATTTCAACCTTAAAATTTCTAAAGATTTTCAGAACGGATTTAAGTTTTCATTTTATGCCAACAATTTTCTGGATTTAAAACAGGTTCAGGGAAAAACAACCGAGGGAAAATATACAGAGACCCTTAAATCCGACTTACTAAAGCTTTCTTTCGGAGCAAAAATAGAATATCAATTTTAA
- a CDS encoding cytochrome-c peroxidase, giving the protein MKYFLSLSAVLFLTYSFSDFNVIQKGYTSSELRELYGSGNQNLWPKPHLFDEAKEGFKDIGPLSKPEFPKDNPYSEAKEELGKVLFFDPRLSKSGQISCANCHDPELAWADGRRVAYGHDRQLGTRNAPTILNIVYAKEYFWDGRAATLEDQAKAPIENPLEMNFHSRLAVKKIAKIKGYRSYFLKAFGDEKVTEERITKAIATFERTIVSPKSKFDRFVSGEKKILTDSEINGLHLFRTKANCINCHNSSYFSDQKFHNVGLTYFGREYEDLGLYNISKKNEDVGKFKTPTLREVTKTAPYMHNGLFPNIRGVLNMYNAGMPNEKRNRDSPLAPHKSKMLEKLNLSDEELTDLENFLNTLHSYKYKMRSPELPQ; this is encoded by the coding sequence ATGAAGTATTTTTTATCGCTCTCAGCAGTGTTGTTTTTAACCTATTCTTTTTCCGATTTTAATGTGATCCAAAAAGGATATACGAGCAGCGAATTAAGAGAACTATACGGAAGCGGAAACCAGAATCTTTGGCCCAAGCCTCACCTTTTTGATGAAGCTAAAGAAGGATTTAAAGATATCGGACCTTTATCAAAACCGGAGTTTCCAAAAGATAATCCCTATTCTGAAGCAAAAGAAGAACTCGGTAAGGTTTTGTTTTTTGATCCGAGGCTTTCAAAATCTGGACAGATTTCCTGTGCAAACTGTCACGATCCTGAGCTGGCCTGGGCAGATGGACGAAGAGTGGCTTATGGTCATGACAGACAACTGGGAACAAGAAATGCGCCTACCATTCTGAATATTGTTTATGCTAAAGAATATTTCTGGGATGGGAGAGCGGCTACTCTGGAAGATCAGGCGAAAGCACCGATTGAAAATCCTCTAGAAATGAATTTTCATTCAAGACTGGCTGTGAAAAAAATAGCTAAGATAAAAGGATACAGAAGTTATTTTCTAAAAGCTTTTGGCGATGAAAAGGTAACAGAAGAAAGAATAACAAAAGCGATTGCTACCTTTGAGAGAACAATTGTAAGTCCGAAATCAAAGTTTGATCGCTTTGTTTCAGGAGAAAAGAAAATACTTACTGATTCAGAAATCAATGGTCTGCATTTATTCAGAACAAAGGCTAATTGTATTAATTGTCATAACTCTTCTTATTTCTCGGATCAGAAATTTCATAATGTTGGACTCACTTATTTTGGACGCGAATATGAAGATCTCGGATTATATAATATTTCAAAAAAAAATGAAGATGTAGGTAAGTTTAAGACTCCTACGTTGAGGGAAGTTACTAAGACAGCTCCTTATATGCATAATGGTTTGTTTCCTAATATTAGAGGAGTGCTGAATATGTATAATGCCGGAATGCCTAATGAAAAAAGAAACAGAGACAGCCCGCTTGCTCCTCATAAGTCTAAAATGCTGGAAAAATTAAATCTTTCAGATGAGGAGTTAACAGATCTTGAAAATTTTCTGAATACCTTACATAGTTACAAATACAAAATGAGGTCACCCGAATTACCTCAATAG
- a CDS encoding DUF6850 family outer membrane beta-barrel protein has product MKFKSLYIISSLSFGYVSAQLNDSIFIPTNQVYYQQLNKIWENPIQFSNQKFSDFTETNLNASVKNLNMKRAQTAEEINEFGFTTQGIFNISDKLRLMGSFDYQFITEKGMGYNLTNERTEDQFVLYPNYLFVPKKANWETQNYRVKGGLSYKIWRGLELGATVDYRNQSSYRKSDPRPDISTADYSGKIFGGYRYRNHHVSVFGGLGRKSETYDLIAVNEAVNAPANPDYFVRFSNGYGRLIYFPSYSDYSYRTIDKNFGAGYSFENQKNFFNISFSYSKKMQELFEKDQSSNTYFEESLGKMKYRLVNYKTDANYWYKGNEMDFMTNVNFQSITGDNYNNEEFGQNYRMTLDKIAFTQNFLLREGKKIKFGATLEGVYNDFSAIDLLGITYKYVKSLNVNIKVNKDIFYRDTQKINLEVGAMSYFPVNESLQYTPASSNTLLYDHVIKNDYEFDRTSKMGPQLGLQFYQKVSPKTSLKIFTNFATLFPLSKELKQNTDYNGNPNLYFNAGISLFY; this is encoded by the coding sequence ATGAAATTTAAAAGTTTATATATAATTTCTTCTCTATCATTTGGCTATGTTTCGGCACAGCTGAATGATAGTATTTTTATCCCGACTAATCAGGTTTATTATCAACAGTTAAACAAGATATGGGAAAATCCTATTCAGTTTTCTAACCAAAAATTTTCAGATTTTACAGAAACAAATCTTAACGCTTCCGTAAAAAATTTGAATATGAAAAGAGCCCAGACTGCAGAAGAAATCAATGAATTTGGCTTTACCACGCAGGGTATTTTCAATATTTCTGATAAATTAAGATTAATGGGAAGTTTTGATTATCAGTTCATCACTGAAAAAGGAATGGGGTATAATTTAACGAATGAGCGAACAGAAGATCAGTTTGTATTATATCCTAATTATCTTTTTGTACCTAAAAAAGCGAATTGGGAAACCCAAAATTACCGCGTTAAGGGAGGTTTGTCCTATAAGATATGGAGAGGGCTGGAATTGGGCGCAACGGTGGATTACAGAAATCAAAGTTCCTACAGAAAGTCGGATCCGAGACCTGATATTTCTACAGCAGATTATTCCGGTAAGATTTTTGGAGGTTACCGTTACAGAAATCATCATGTATCTGTTTTCGGAGGATTAGGCAGAAAATCTGAAACTTATGATCTGATCGCTGTGAACGAAGCGGTTAATGCTCCTGCAAATCCTGATTATTTCGTTAGATTTTCAAATGGTTATGGCAGATTGATTTATTTTCCTTCATATTCCGATTACAGTTACAGAACAATAGATAAAAATTTCGGAGCCGGATATTCATTTGAAAATCAGAAAAATTTCTTTAATATTAGCTTTAGTTACAGCAAAAAAATGCAGGAGCTGTTTGAAAAAGATCAAAGCAGCAATACCTATTTTGAAGAAAGTCTGGGAAAAATGAAATATCGTCTTGTTAACTATAAAACCGACGCTAATTACTGGTATAAAGGAAACGAAATGGATTTCATGACCAATGTCAATTTCCAAAGTATTACTGGAGATAATTATAATAATGAAGAGTTTGGGCAAAACTATAGAATGACTTTAGATAAAATAGCTTTTACTCAGAATTTCCTTTTGAGAGAAGGAAAGAAGATTAAGTTTGGAGCGACCTTAGAAGGAGTTTATAATGATTTTTCAGCGATTGATTTATTAGGAATTACTTATAAGTATGTTAAAAGCCTGAATGTAAATATAAAAGTTAACAAAGATATTTTTTACAGGGATACTCAAAAAATAAATCTCGAAGTGGGAGCCATGTCTTATTTTCCTGTAAATGAAAGCCTGCAATATACCCCTGCTTCATCCAATACTTTACTGTATGATCATGTTATTAAAAATGATTATGAGTTCGACAGAACTTCAAAAATGGGTCCTCAGCTGGGATTGCAGTTTTATCAGAAGGTAAGTCCCAAGACAAGCCTGAAAATATTTACTAATTTTGCAACACTTTTCCCATTGAGTAAAGAATTGAAGCAAAACACCGATTACAACGGAAATCCTAATCTATACTTCAATGCGGGAATATCATTGTTTTATTAG